In Streptomyces sp. NBC_00569, a single genomic region encodes these proteins:
- a CDS encoding bifunctional DNA primase/polymerase translates to MAAGVENVVEETIGVTSAVTSSVTSPPQIPKQRGEALLDAAVRYAEERHWDVFPGTWLEVDEGRQRCSCGDARCAAPGAHHAREDWANQATGSATAARRLWSKQPTASILLPTGRTFDAIDVPETAGFLALARMERMELTLGPVTCTPDRRMQFFVLPGAAAKVPDLVRKLGWPPASLDLDAFGEGSYVAAPPTRFGGRGAVQWACRPTAANRWLPDAEELISPLAYACGREGRR, encoded by the coding sequence ATGGCGGCGGGAGTTGAGAACGTCGTGGAAGAGACCATCGGAGTCACCTCGGCAGTCACCTCGTCCGTCACCTCGCCTCCCCAGATCCCCAAGCAGCGCGGAGAGGCCCTCCTCGACGCCGCCGTGCGCTACGCGGAGGAACGCCACTGGGACGTGTTCCCCGGCACCTGGCTGGAGGTCGACGAGGGCAGGCAGCGCTGCTCCTGCGGCGACGCCAGGTGCGCGGCCCCCGGTGCCCACCACGCGCGCGAGGACTGGGCGAACCAGGCCACCGGGAGCGCGACCGCCGCCCGCCGGCTGTGGTCCAAGCAGCCCACCGCCTCGATCCTGCTGCCGACAGGGCGCACGTTCGACGCGATCGACGTGCCCGAGACCGCCGGGTTCCTGGCCCTGGCCCGCATGGAGCGCATGGAACTCACCCTCGGCCCGGTCACCTGCACCCCCGACCGCCGGATGCAGTTCTTCGTCCTGCCGGGCGCCGCCGCGAAGGTCCCCGACCTGGTCCGCAAGCTGGGCTGGCCGCCCGCCTCCCTCGACCTGGACGCGTTCGGCGAGGGCTCCTACGTCGCGGCGCCGCCCACCCGCTTCGGCGGCCGGGGCGCCGTCCAGTGGGCCTGCCGCCCCACCGCCGCGAACCGCTGGCTGCCGGACGCCGAGGAGCTCATCTCCCCACTGGCGTACGCGTGCGGGCGGGAAGGCCGCCGGTAG
- a CDS encoding ABC transporter ATP-binding protein encodes MTEAGTEAGAPAVRVKDLWKAFGQSVAVAGIDLALPAGKFIGLVGPNGAGKTTTLSMVTGLLRPDRGAVEVVGHDVWRDPVEVKARIGVLPEGLRLFERLSGRELLAYTGRLRGLPGAEVDKRAAQLLDVLDLSGAQHKLVVDYSTGMRKKIGLAAALLHNPEVLFLDEPFEGVDPVSAQTIRGVLERYTGSGATVVFSSHVMELVESLCDWVAVMAAGRIRAQGPLAEVRGDAPSLQQAFLELVGANSRDTTSDLDWLGGGR; translated from the coding sequence GTGACCGAGGCGGGGACCGAGGCCGGTGCGCCGGCCGTACGCGTGAAGGACCTCTGGAAGGCGTTCGGCCAGAGCGTCGCCGTCGCGGGGATCGATCTCGCCCTTCCCGCGGGCAAGTTCATCGGCCTCGTCGGGCCGAACGGCGCGGGAAAGACGACCACCCTGTCCATGGTCACCGGACTGCTCCGGCCCGACCGGGGAGCGGTCGAGGTCGTCGGCCACGACGTGTGGCGGGACCCCGTCGAGGTGAAGGCCCGCATCGGCGTGCTCCCCGAGGGCCTGCGCCTGTTCGAGCGGCTCTCGGGGCGCGAACTGCTCGCCTACACGGGCAGGTTGCGCGGTCTGCCGGGCGCCGAGGTCGACAAGCGCGCCGCCCAGCTCCTCGACGTGCTCGACCTCTCCGGGGCCCAGCACAAACTCGTCGTCGACTACTCGACCGGCATGCGCAAGAAGATCGGGCTCGCCGCCGCGCTCCTCCACAACCCCGAAGTCCTCTTCCTGGACGAGCCGTTCGAGGGCGTCGACCCGGTCTCCGCGCAGACCATCCGCGGCGTCCTGGAGCGCTATACCGGCTCCGGGGCGACCGTCGTCTTCTCCTCCCACGTCATGGAGCTCGTCGAGTCGCTCTGTGACTGGGTCGCCGTCATGGCCGCCGGCCGCATCCGCGCGCAGGGGCCCCTCGCCGAAGTGCGAGGCGACGCGCCCTCCCTCCAGCAGGCGTTCCTCGAACTCGTCGGCGCGAACAGCCGCGACACCACCTCCGACCTGGACTGGCTGGGAGGCGGCCGGTGA